A window of Borrelia sp. A-FGy1 contains these coding sequences:
- a CDS encoding TraB family protein has translation MDFIEENSEDCFSHVSTIDIDNNKIYILGTAHVSKKSSQDTATLIEKLKPSFIAVELDKSRYNAILNTDEHKKWQDLDIYKAIKQGKAFLLIVQLALNNFQKKLAKDQGISPGEEMKTAILKAKEHNIPIILADRKIEITLKRAWHCVPFKEKIKIISILLSFSDTKVTIDEIEKLKEQDILSSMMEELAKEIPTVKKILIDERDKFIASKILNGSGITFAVVGAGHVKGIITNLKNIKENKKVINIDSLNNIPKKTFSLGKLISYLIPILVIALIVSSFYFKGFDFAYKNIELWIIFNSSFAGLAAILLRANIITIFTASIGAPIFSLIPFIGTGMVAGLVEAYINKPKIKDFENLQEDLNNVKGYFKNKVTKILLIVFFVNIGSSIGTIVGLKFLLNIFI, from the coding sequence TTGGACTTTATAGAAGAAAATAGTGAAGATTGTTTTTCACATGTTAGTACTATTGATATAGATAACAATAAAATATACATATTAGGTACAGCACATGTATCAAAAAAAAGCTCACAAGATACAGCTACTTTAATTGAAAAGTTAAAACCATCCTTTATTGCTGTTGAACTTGATAAATCACGCTACAATGCAATCTTAAACACGGATGAGCATAAAAAATGGCAAGACTTAGATATATATAAGGCTATAAAACAAGGAAAAGCATTTTTATTAATAGTACAGCTAGCATTAAATAACTTCCAAAAAAAGTTAGCAAAAGATCAAGGAATTAGTCCTGGAGAAGAGATGAAAACAGCTATTTTAAAAGCTAAGGAACACAATATTCCAATAATACTTGCAGACAGAAAAATCGAAATAACACTAAAGAGAGCTTGGCATTGTGTTCCCTTTAAAGAAAAAATCAAAATAATATCAATTCTTCTTTCCTTCTCAGATACAAAAGTAACAATAGATGAAATTGAAAAATTAAAAGAACAGGATATTCTATCAAGTATGATGGAAGAACTTGCAAAAGAAATCCCTACTGTCAAAAAAATTTTAATTGATGAAAGAGACAAATTTATAGCAAGCAAAATACTTAATGGTTCAGGTATAACCTTTGCTGTTGTGGGAGCTGGACACGTAAAGGGAATAATAACGAATTTGAAAAATATCAAAGAAAACAAAAAAGTAATAAACATTGATTCCTTAAACAATATACCTAAGAAAACCTTTTCACTTGGAAAACTAATATCTTACTTAATACCTATTTTAGTCATTGCGTTAATAGTAAGTTCATTTTATTTTAAGGGTTTTGATTTTGCCTATAAAAATATAGAACTCTGGATAATATTTAACTCTTCGTTTGCAGGTCTTGCTGCTATTTTACTAAGAGCTAACATTATAACAATATTTACAGCTTCAATCGGTGCTCCAATTTTTTCTCTAATTCCATTTATTGGAACAGGTATGGTAGCAGGGCTTGTCGAAGCTTATATAAATAAGCCAAAAATAAAAGACTTTGAAAACTTACAAGAAGATTTAAATAATGTAAAAGGATATTTTAAGAACAAGGTTACAAAAATTTTACTGATAGTATTCTTTGTAAACATTGGCTCTTCTATTGGAACAATTGTTGGTCTTAAATTTTTATTAAATATTTTCATCTAA
- a CDS encoding adenylate kinase, whose amino-acid sequence MKLVFLGPPGSGKGTIAKIILKKLNYYHISTGDLFRVNILNSTTLGKEIKQIVESGKLVPDSITIKIVEDKIKTLGNTDNFILDGFPRNISQAQALDKFLQNLKIINFFIDEEILIKRLSGRRICKTCGEIFNIHTFPTKENGVCDICKGNLYQRKDDIEESLKIRLKEYNLQTKPLIDFYSTSNRLFNINASQNVNRVEKNLMEIITGVETQ is encoded by the coding sequence ATGAAACTTGTTTTTTTAGGGCCTCCAGGTTCTGGAAAAGGTACAATTGCTAAGATAATTTTGAAAAAACTAAACTATTACCACATTTCAACAGGTGATCTTTTTAGGGTAAATATACTAAATTCCACAACACTTGGTAAAGAAATAAAACAAATAGTTGAAAGTGGGAAATTAGTCCCCGATTCAATTACAATTAAAATAGTTGAAGATAAAATTAAAACACTTGGTAATACTGATAATTTCATTCTTGATGGTTTTCCAAGAAATATCTCTCAAGCTCAGGCTTTAGATAAATTCTTACAAAATCTTAAAATAATAAATTTTTTCATTGATGAAGAGATTCTTATCAAAAGACTTTCTGGAAGAAGAATATGCAAAACTTGCGGCGAAATATTTAATATACACACATTTCCTACAAAAGAAAATGGAGTTTGCGATATTTGCAAAGGCAATCTTTACCAACGAAAAGACGATATAGAAGAGTCTTTAAAGATAAGACTTAAAGAATATAATTTACAAACAAAGCCACTAATAGATTTTTACTCAACTAGCAATAGACTTTTTAATATAAATGCATCCCAAAATGTTAATAGAGTGGAAAAAAATTTGATGGAAATAATAACAGGGGTAGAAACCCAATAG
- a CDS encoding diguanylate cyclase has protein sequence MEGIVLDDFEENRIDVQKLLLVDDTPTNLDLLINILQDEYEIRVAINGLDALKQVKIDSPDLILLDVLLPDISGYEVCKRLKGDPETRDTPIIFISSRDSTNAQLEGFNVGGVDYILKPFNARIIDARIKTHLELKRLRDYFKNLARIDGLTQIPNRRFFTDKFAKSWMKALEYKERVIVGMLDIDYFKKYNDNYGHTNGDECLKFIAKSLNKIAVRYKIDVARYGGEEFILFSVNRSLEEMINIVSLIIEEIRNLEIVHEYNNVSNFVTVSIGLAEQIPNDSNFTNIIKLADDKLYEAKVSGRNQFKY, from the coding sequence ATGGAAGGGATAGTACTGGATGATTTTGAAGAAAATAGAATTGATGTTCAAAAATTACTTCTTGTAGATGATACTCCTACAAACTTAGATTTACTAATAAACATATTGCAAGATGAATATGAAATCAGAGTTGCAATAAATGGGCTTGATGCTTTGAAACAGGTTAAGATTGACAGTCCTGATCTTATTCTTCTTGATGTATTGCTTCCAGATATTAGTGGTTATGAAGTTTGTAAGAGGCTTAAGGGTGATCCTGAAACAAGAGATACTCCTATAATTTTTATTAGTTCAAGGGATTCTACAAATGCTCAGCTTGAAGGATTTAATGTTGGTGGGGTAGATTATATCTTAAAGCCTTTTAATGCAAGAATTATTGATGCAAGAATTAAAACTCATCTTGAGCTTAAAAGACTTAGAGATTATTTTAAAAACCTTGCAAGAATTGATGGGTTGACTCAAATTCCTAATAGAAGATTTTTTACAGATAAATTTGCTAAGTCTTGGATGAAAGCTTTGGAATATAAAGAACGCGTCATTGTGGGAATGTTGGATATTGATTATTTTAAAAAATATAATGATAATTACGGACATACCAATGGCGATGAATGTCTTAAGTTTATTGCAAAGAGTTTGAATAAAATTGCTGTGAGATATAAGATAGATGTTGCTCGTTATGGTGGAGAAGAATTTATTTTATTTTCTGTTAATAGGAGTTTAGAAGAAATGATTAACATCGTTAGTTTAATAATAGAGGAAATTAGAAATTTGGAAATAGTTCATGAATATAACAATGTTTCTAATTTTGTGACAGTTTCAATTGGACTTGCTGAGCAAATTCCTAATGATAGTAATTTTACTAATATTATTAAGCTTGCTGATGATAAGTTATATGAAGCTAAGGTATCTGGCAGGAATCAGTTTAAATATTGA
- a CDS encoding transporter substrate-binding domain-containing protein: MNIFNIIFFVFFLTINLFANQVIKFKLVDQYYPLYYKNKEGNTVGVIFPILSKWAQDHNYDISIETINYIDENKIEDDVIYLGLTYNSNLNDFFYFKNEIGKCVAALIYDKKENNNKSNFYSLKNLRIGVVKNTIYEDILKLHGRIDNVLLFKDTEELLLGLRDNKIDLVYGSCKSLPCVWYNTLFPYFIKVFNDDYFYSFSIRLAVSKKANINLKSLNVDLLNYMKSLSVEEYKSFKEFDILYNLDIGIYDDYPPLSFIDSSGQPSGILVDLWHTLSREYGFIVNFVGFPKESIKKSIDDKNVSIWGGIIKENESLNSRNYKETIPIYSLNFKLYFTNAKNSKRIINSQIIDFNFDNFILDKNTDIVNNFADIVNKSYGFIENSITTRYLSKVHGYNHVLKSEDSNFNQKRSLVFATNNKRFKLFAYVLNALIENFFFDTLLQIDNNWLDQDEIKDYQSNGYGYVGKNDFNIEEKIWLLNNEKLNLAVKDWYPIDYFDSNGYRGVNEELINKIQRLTNLKFNIIEVRKEDNIENLVKLGKVNVLATNLENENIDYVFNIKASSGIPLYVFSNKIKIYPFNFSERCAILKFLYTKEIEAKSGVQLVQVDNFKEALDLLYSGKVNGIISDEYTATVNFEDLNIRDVKKLPTHINLKFDLNVAVYNQDYILRGIIQKSLYRANVSNRLYFDDWASNVYKRSRDIGFRKSFTTSVIIGIFILTVFLVSLFNLGQEVDFRKKMYFSAMSEKRVIENAINAKTIFVASMSHDIRTPINGIVAANELLERTDLLSSQREYVQIINYSSKSLLSLIDDILYISKIDMNEIYIENNDIDLEREIEDVVKSFQPQSAKQNLDLIFYSKSNLENYLIGDISRLKQVLINLIGNSFKFTDDGIIVLNYEKICNTEDNNGNKILTIEFKVIDTGKGIKQHSIPEVFELFKQEDNSDARIHGGTGLGLAISRKLVSLMGGPGISVESEIGIGTTFSFMLPFVLGKKISNCNKDLNEFKLVRDKKILSLVLSKKSVKILNEISEIFNYRDNIHYSCSYDDAYEIFYKNPYYDFVFINVNSTCVQESINVANKIKSLNFSTRVVFVLPYLSNNEMIKFEYEYIQKPFRRWDFYSSWINNDSNIDEPLLNDFSVLEIKDNVRILIAEDNEINQKVLKNILVAVGVRENSIDIVEDGVSAIKSLKNCSYDIAFIDIRMPVCDGFSVTKEIRRYESQNNLIPCVLIAVTAHALGEYKDKCFEHGMNDYIVKPINIRGIKNLLSKYLQIKFEETNNKEDINLIKYPDLPHLDISKALVELDISYDEYSELCRGLVEVIYVFIYELDKAFNAGDLELVKSIAHSISGALGNMRSSLFEKFREIEMSKRAIHEIKIFYYETRKDLLLLIENIKKYILNVVDNVSQEKLNFKNNDEFLDLMQKLLHGIENRNPKEYKEILEILKKYNLEDKKKVLFDSLLKNLRLYKFENSYNIVQDMIGNSKIEKT, translated from the coding sequence ATGAATATTTTTAATATTATTTTTTTTGTTTTTTTTTTAACTATTAATTTATTTGCCAATCAAGTTATAAAGTTTAAGCTTGTTGATCAATATTACCCTCTTTATTATAAAAATAAAGAGGGTAATACTGTTGGTGTTATTTTTCCTATTCTTTCTAAATGGGCTCAGGATCATAATTATGATATTAGCATAGAGACTATTAATTATATTGATGAAAATAAGATTGAAGATGATGTAATTTATTTAGGATTGACCTACAATTCAAATTTAAATGATTTTTTTTATTTTAAAAATGAAATTGGAAAGTGTGTTGCTGCTTTGATTTATGATAAAAAGGAGAATAATAATAAGTCTAATTTTTATTCTCTAAAAAATCTACGAATAGGTGTTGTAAAAAACACAATATATGAAGATATTTTAAAGCTTCATGGTCGTATTGATAATGTGCTTTTATTTAAAGACACTGAAGAATTGCTATTAGGGCTGAGAGATAATAAGATTGATTTAGTATATGGAAGTTGTAAGTCATTGCCTTGTGTATGGTATAATACTTTGTTTCCATATTTTATTAAAGTTTTTAATGATGACTATTTTTATAGTTTTAGTATAAGACTTGCTGTTAGTAAAAAAGCTAATATTAATTTAAAATCTTTAAACGTTGATCTTTTGAATTATATGAAGTCACTTTCTGTAGAAGAATATAAATCTTTTAAGGAATTTGATATTTTGTATAATCTTGATATTGGAATATATGATGATTATCCTCCTTTAAGTTTTATTGATTCTAGTGGTCAGCCTTCAGGCATTTTAGTTGATTTGTGGCATACTCTATCTAGGGAGTATGGATTTATAGTAAATTTTGTAGGATTCCCAAAAGAGAGTATTAAAAAAAGCATAGATGATAAGAATGTTTCTATCTGGGGTGGCATTATTAAAGAAAACGAGAGCTTAAATTCTAGAAATTATAAAGAAACTATTCCAATATACTCACTTAATTTTAAGCTTTATTTTACTAATGCTAAAAATAGTAAAAGAATAATAAATTCACAGATTATTGATTTTAATTTTGATAATTTTATTCTAGATAAAAATACGGATATAGTAAATAATTTTGCAGATATAGTAAATAAGTCGTATGGATTTATAGAGAATTCAATAACTACAAGATATTTATCAAAAGTGCATGGATATAACCATGTATTAAAATCTGAAGATTCAAATTTTAATCAGAAAAGATCTTTGGTATTTGCAACCAATAATAAAAGATTTAAATTGTTTGCGTATGTTCTTAATGCATTAATAGAAAATTTTTTCTTTGATACTTTATTACAAATAGATAATAATTGGCTTGATCAAGATGAAATTAAGGATTATCAAAGTAATGGATATGGCTATGTAGGTAAGAATGACTTTAATATTGAGGAAAAAATTTGGTTACTGAATAATGAGAAATTAAATCTTGCTGTAAAAGATTGGTATCCTATTGATTATTTTGATTCTAATGGTTATAGAGGAGTAAATGAAGAATTAATTAATAAAATACAAAGGTTGACAAATTTAAAATTCAATATAATCGAGGTAAGAAAAGAAGATAATATTGAGAATTTGGTTAAGTTAGGAAAAGTAAATGTTTTAGCTACTAATTTAGAAAATGAAAATATAGACTATGTTTTCAACATTAAGGCAAGTTCAGGAATTCCACTTTATGTTTTTTCGAATAAGATTAAAATATATCCTTTTAATTTTTCTGAACGATGTGCAATACTTAAATTTTTGTATACAAAGGAAATAGAAGCCAAGTCAGGAGTGCAATTAGTTCAGGTGGATAATTTTAAGGAGGCTTTAGATCTTCTTTACAGTGGTAAAGTAAATGGGATTATTAGTGATGAGTATACTGCTACTGTTAATTTTGAGGATTTAAACATCAGAGATGTTAAAAAACTTCCTACTCATATAAATTTAAAATTTGATTTGAATGTTGCAGTATATAACCAAGATTATATTTTAAGGGGAATCATACAAAAAAGTTTATATCGTGCAAATGTTAGTAATAGACTGTATTTTGATGATTGGGCATCTAATGTTTATAAGAGATCTAGGGATATAGGATTTAGAAAATCTTTTACGACATCAGTAATCATTGGTATTTTTATTTTAACTGTTTTTTTAGTTTCCTTGTTTAATTTGGGGCAGGAAGTAGATTTTAGAAAAAAGATGTATTTTTCTGCAATGAGTGAGAAAAGAGTTATTGAGAATGCTATTAATGCTAAGACTATTTTTGTTGCAAGCATGAGTCATGATATTCGTACTCCTATCAATGGAATAGTAGCAGCTAATGAACTCTTGGAACGTACTGATCTTTTGAGTTCTCAAAGAGAATATGTTCAAATTATAAATTATTCTTCTAAATCATTGCTATCTTTAATTGATGATATATTATACATCTCTAAAATAGATATGAATGAAATATACATTGAAAATAATGATATAGATTTAGAGCGTGAAATTGAAGATGTTGTAAAGAGTTTTCAGCCTCAGAGTGCAAAGCAGAATCTTGATTTAATTTTTTATTCGAAATCGAACTTAGAAAATTACTTAATAGGTGATATTTCTAGATTAAAACAAGTGCTTATTAATTTAATAGGAAATTCTTTTAAATTTACTGATGATGGAATTATAGTTTTAAATTATGAAAAGATATGTAATACAGAGGATAATAATGGGAATAAAATACTTACTATTGAGTTTAAAGTAATTGATACTGGGAAGGGAATTAAACAACATAGCATACCTGAAGTATTTGAATTATTTAAACAAGAGGATAACTCTGATGCAAGAATACACGGAGGCACTGGTCTTGGTCTTGCTATATCAAGAAAACTTGTTAGTTTAATGGGCGGACCTGGTATTTCAGTTGAGAGTGAAATAGGTATAGGAACAACTTTTTCATTTATGTTACCTTTTGTTTTAGGTAAAAAGATTAGCAACTGTAATAAAGATTTAAATGAATTTAAACTTGTAAGGGATAAAAAGATTTTAAGCTTAGTTTTAAGTAAAAAGTCTGTTAAGATTTTAAATGAAATAAGTGAGATCTTTAATTATAGAGATAACATCCACTACTCTTGTTCTTATGATGATGCGTATGAGATTTTTTATAAAAATCCTTATTATGATTTTGTTTTTATAAATGTAAATAGTACTTGTGTACAAGAAAGCATTAATGTTGCTAACAAAATAAAAAGTTTAAATTTCAGTACAAGAGTAGTTTTTGTACTTCCTTATTTATCAAATAATGAGATGATTAAATTTGAATATGAGTATATTCAAAAACCTTTTAGAAGATGGGATTTTTATTCTAGTTGGATTAATAATGATTCAAATATAGATGAGCCATTATTAAATGATTTTAGTGTTCTTGAAATAAAAGATAATGTACGTATTTTAATAGCTGAAGATAATGAAATTAATCAGAAAGTTTTAAAAAATATTTTAGTCGCTGTAGGAGTCAGAGAAAATTCTATTGATATTGTGGAAGATGGAGTCAGTGCTATTAAATCTTTGAAAAATTGTAGCTATGACATAGCTTTTATTGATATAAGAATGCCAGTTTGCGATGGATTTTCAGTGACTAAAGAGATACGTAGATATGAGAGTCAGAATAACTTAATTCCATGTGTTTTAATAGCTGTAACAGCACATGCGTTAGGAGAATATAAAGATAAATGTTTTGAGCATGGGATGAATGATTATATTGTAAAACCAATAAACATTAGGGGAATAAAGAATTTATTATCAAAGTATTTACAAATTAAGTTTGAAGAAACTAATAATAAAGAAGATATTAATTTAATTAAATATCCAGATTTACCTCATTTGGATATTAGTAAAGCTTTGGTAGAGCTTGATATCTCATATGATGAATATAGTGAACTATGCAGGGGACTTGTTGAAGTTATTTATGTTTTTATTTATGAATTAGATAAGGCTTTTAATGCAGGGGATTTGGAATTGGTAAAAAGTATTGCACATTCAATTTCAGGAGCCCTTGGTAATATGCGTAGTAGCTTATTTGAGAAGTTTAGAGAGATTGAGATGAGTAAAAGAGCAATTCATGAAATAAAGATATTTTACTATGAAACACGTAAAGATTTGCTTTTACTTATTGAAAATATAAAAAAATACATTTTAAATGTTGTTGATAATGTAAGCCAGGAAAAATTAAACTTTAAAAATAATGATGAGTTTTTGGATCTTATGCAAAAGCTTTTACATGGAATAGAGAATAGAAATCCAAAAGAATATAAAGAAATACTTGAAATTCTTAAAAAATATAATTTAGAAGATAAAAAAAAGGTATTGTTTGATTCTCTTCTTAAAAATTTAAGATTATATAAGTTTGAAAATAGTTATAATATTGTTCAAGATATGATTGGAAATAGTAAAATAGAGAAGACATAA